The region TTGGGAAAGCAGATGAAATTACTAATCAGAATGGTTAAACCCGATTGTGCTCAAGCCAGTTGCATAGCTGAACATGTGAACTAACTTAGTTCTTGCATTTCTTTGATAAAAGCAATAGCTAGATAACCCTTTCAGGCTGGACCACTGGAATTACAGTATTTCTAcgttattctttttatttttgggtTCTTGGTTTAAAACATTGTTGTACTAAGATACACATCTAATTTAGATACTATTCGATTTCTGTTATCCAAAGTCAATAATTTTATGCTGCCTGTAGTATTTGTAACAGCAGCTCTTGATGTTCTTATGAGAAGAGTAAGGGTAACTTCTTGAAATAGATGGGGAATATGCTTGGCTTTATCCGTGCATTTGTTTCGGGTGCTCTGGTGTCTGCCACATTGCTGAAATTTTTATTAACCCATCTTCCTCAGTCTATAGGCAGAATGGACCTTTAAGTGAAAAACAGTATTGGGTATAGTTTGCTGGTTTTAGTTCAGATGCTGTTCTTATGTAACTTCTGACAGATGGTCAGAATTTTCATATTTGCCTATAAGAAAGAAAGTTGCAGCTTGATAATCTGATGAATTTGGGGGTAGTAGATTCCAAATGGATTTACCAGAATGAAACCAGTCTAGGTTTTAGTTTACCTTTAAAATTATGGTAAGTAAATTCAAGCAAACTATTGTTCTGGAATCTACCTGCCAAATTTGAAACACTTTTGAGTAAGTATCATGAAATCTTGAACTTCTGTATATACACTTCCGAGTTATCCATGTGGAATGTAGTAATTAGAACACTTCAGAGTTATCCATTTGGAATGAAATTAGAGCGCATCCTGTCATAgtattttcctctgcttttctgcaacAGATCTTGAAGGCAGGCCTGCCTCTTCATATGCAGAGGGAGCAAGACCAAAAGAGAACTCGTTAAGCACTTTGAGGCTGAATGCATCCATGAACCGCCAGTTGCCTTCTGATCATCAGCCATCTTTTTTCAACAGAGACTCTAACATGAGCTCTTCAAGATCCAACTATTCTTCAAGACAAAGGAGAAATGAATTGGAGTCTCCCCAGAGGAACATGCAGCCAACATTTTCTCTTACTGCCATTAGAGATGAAACTCCATCCTCAAGTAGTTCTGAAAGGGTTTTATCTTCTCAGAGGTCATTGAAtgaggctgcagctgacagcGAAGGGAGGCGCACAACCAGACAGCTGCTGTCTCGCTTAGCATCTAGTATGTCATCTACGTTTTTCTCTCGAAGGTCTAGCCAAGACTCACTGCATACAAGACCATTAGGCTCTGAAGAGTCAACGGTGGTCCCAAGAATTCAAGCTTCTAATCTTTCAAGCAGTAATGGAGCTGCAACTCCAGAAGTTCCAGGACTTCAGGCATCTGAAACTTCTCAGGGATTTAGTTTTCTTAGACGAAGATGGGGTTTATCAGGAGTTTCACAAAATCATAACTCTGATTCAGATGGGGAAAGTTACAGACCAGACTCTGAAAGTAGGAGCACGGGATCCTGGTTATCATCGTCTTTGAGGAACAGATGTACACCTCTCTTTtccagaagaagaagagaaggaagagatgaaTCCGCAAGGATCTCTACCTCTGATACAACTGCTAGATCACAACATATCTTCAGAAGAAGAGAGTCAGGTGAGGAGACCTCTCTTGAAGCATCAGATAGCCCTCCTCGGGCTTCTGTTAGCAGACCACCAACACCTGCAGTATCTGGTATTCCTTCAGCTACTGCCTCCCCACCAGATTCAGCCCACAGTAGGAGAAGTTCTGGAATTCTGCCTGGTTCTCTCTTTCGCTTTGCAGTGCCTCCAACATTAGGAAGCAGTCTATCTGACAATCTTATGATAACTGTAGATATTATTCCCTCTGGCTGGAATCAGTCTGATGGACAAGAAAGCGTCAAGTCTAAAATACCGCCTTCAAGAGATCCAGAAAGACTCCAGAAAATTAAAGAGAGGTAAATTAGTATGTTCTTTCGAGATAATAAAATGTACCTGACTTAACAGGAGAGGGTCTTCTGTAACCATGATGTTTGAGGGAAACTTTTCTTCAGAGAAGACAGCAACTGAGTCTTCTGTCACCTGCATTCTCACTTTTGTCTTTAGAGAAACTTGTTTTAATCCTTGTAGGTTTGAGAACAGTTTGATGAATGGAATTGTCATTATAAAAAGTCTTACATGAAACGTGTCACAGCGTTTGTCGATATTCCTTCCTATTCAGCCTGCTTTTAGAAGATTCCGAAGATGAAGAGGGTGACTTATGCAGAATCTGTCAGATGTCCTCTGCAAGTTCTGACAACCTTTTAATAGAGCCATGCAAATGCACTGGAAGTCTGCAGTATGTTCACCAGGAGTGCATGAAAAAATGGCTACAGTCCAAGATTAATTCAGGTAAAGCAGACTCTTGACCAAGGTAGACCTCCAGTTACATTAGGAGGCTTATCAGGAGGTTTACTCTTAGTAATATTAAggtatttatttgaaaagctgTTGGAGAGAAACAGCAGCGTGGCACTTCCAGGCTTATTGTGTGCCTGTGCAGCTTCTCATGTGAGTAGTTCCAACAACTGTAATTCAGACAATTACATTTTTGGGTTTGCCTGCTAAGGTGTCAGACAAACTATCATTGCAGAAGTGTAACTTTAGAGCTACTCTGCCACTTTGGGTGGGTTTGTCCCCCATCCTTCCTCATGCACGTGATTCTAGTTTTAAGACTTTTGTAGCCAGGCTGACTATAGCAGAGTGATAGGAATTTGAAaatccaaaaatgtttttctattgtAACTATacttaaatacttattttttttttttaagatagtaaCTCCTTTTCAAGGCATTTACaactgctggtttaaaaaaaattacttcaaaatgcatactttttttttttaagaaatacttcaGAAAGAGCACACTGTACAAATGTGTTTGTAACAAATTGATTGACCAGTTTATAACTAAGTTATCTGCAGTATTTCTAAGACTTAAAAATAGGTGGCTTGGTAGAAAGCATGAAGATCATGGAATACTTTTCACCAAAGGAAGGTGCTTGCatctctttacttttttttatgcGGTATCAGAGAAGGGATGTATTAGAAGCCTAAGCCTGtaggaaa is a window of Larus michahellis chromosome 7, bLarMic1.1, whole genome shotgun sequence DNA encoding:
- the MARCHF7 gene encoding E3 ubiquitin-protein ligase MARCHF7 isoform X2, producing MESKPSRIPRRISVQASSSSLGSSTLTGNSLAGAYSARESSRRLESGYQESSVLNSSSRDWGIGERDTHETPWKLTTSSPTRYSGMLDHPHSGRFLGNRSRLSTSSSSHFTSGCYGESERTQGAYSRLPSQQRDTDSKRPKLSCTSTSSVRSNGLTAFSDSSWRYSRIPRSSSVMLGSLGTELVRERRELERRTDLSVNNLVDHSYRNSDFSSSTYLEGRPASSYAEGARPKENSLSTLRLNASMNRQLPSDHQPSFFNRDSNMSSSRSNYSSRQRRNELESPQRNMQPTFSLTAIRDETPSSSSSERVLSSQRSLNEAAADSEGRRTTRQLLSRLASSMSSTFFSRRSSQDSLHTRPLGSEESTVVPRIQASNLSSSNGAATPEVPGLQASETSQGFSFLRRRWGLSGVSQNHNSDSDGESYRPDSESRSTGSWLSSSLRNRCTPLFSRRRREGRDESARISTSDTTARSQHIFRRRESGEETSLEASDSPPRASVSRPPTPAVSGIPSATASPPDSAHSRRSSGILPGSLFRFAVPPTLGSSLSDNLMITVDIIPSGWNQSDGQESVKSKIPPSRDPERLQKIKESLLLEDSEDEEGDLCRICQMSSASSDNLLIEPCKCTGSLQYVHQECMKKWLQSKINSGSSLEAVTTCELCKEKLHLNMEDFDIHELYRAHANEQADYEFISSGLYLVVLLHLCEQRFSDMLGTASEASTRVRLLRTILKTDAGRAFILQEKSNCCRNAELARTTSTCICFFSSP
- the MARCHF7 gene encoding E3 ubiquitin-protein ligase MARCHF7 isoform X11; this encodes MLGSLGTELVRERRELERRTDLSVNNLVDHSYRNSDFSSSTYLEGRPASSYAEGARPKENSLSTLRLNASMNRQLPSDHQPSFFNRDSNMSSSRSNYSSRQRRNELESPQRNMQPTFSLTAIRDETPSSSSSERVLSSQRSLNEAAADSEGRRTTRQLLSRLASSMSSTFFSRRSSQDSLHTRPLGSEESTVVPRIQASNLSSSNGAATPEVPGLQASETSQGFSFLRRRWGLSGVSQNHNSDSDGESYRPDSESRSTGSWLSSSLRNRCTPLFSRRRREGRDESARISTSDTTARSQHIFRRRESGEETSLEASDSPPRASVSRPPTPAVSGIPSATASPPDSAHSRRSSGILPGSLFRFAVPPTLGSSLSDNLMITVDIIPSGWNQSDGQESVKSKIPPSRDPERLQKIKESLLLEDSEDEEGDLCRICQMSSASSDNLLIEPCKCTGSLQYVHQECMKKWLQSKINSGSSLEAVTTCELCKEKLHLNMEDFDIHELYRAHANEQADYEFISSGLYLVVLLHLCEQRFSDMLGTASEASTRVRPL
- the MARCHF7 gene encoding E3 ubiquitin-protein ligase MARCHF7 isoform X10; its protein translation is MLGSLGTELVRERRELERRTDLSVNNLVDHSYRNSDFSSSTYLEGRPASSYAEGARPKENSLSTLRLNASMNRQLPSDHQPSFFNRDSNMSSSRSNYSSRQRRNELESPQRNMQPTFSLTAIRDETPSSSSSERVLSSQRSLNEAAADSEGRRTTRQLLSRLASSMSSTFFSRRSSQDSLHTRPLGSEESTVVPRIQASNLSSSNGAATPEVPGLQASETSQGFSFLRRRWGLSGVSQNHNSDSDGESYRPDSESRSTGSWLSSSLRNRCTPLFSRRRREGRDESARISTSDTTARSQHIFRRRESGEETSLEASDSPPRASVSRPPTPAVSGIPSATASPPDSAHSRRSSGILPGSLFRFAVPPTLGSSLSDNLMITVDIIPSGWNQSDGQESVKSKIPPSRDPERLQKIKESLLLEDSEDEEGDLCRICQMSSASSDNLLIEPCKCTGSLQYVHQECMKKWLQSKINSGSSLEAVTTCELCKEKLHLNMEDFDIHELYRAHANEQADYEFISSGLYLVVLLHLCEQRFSDMLGTASEASTRVRLLRTILKTDAGRAFILQEKSNCCRNAELARTTSTCICFFSSP
- the MARCHF7 gene encoding E3 ubiquitin-protein ligase MARCHF7 isoform X4, with the protein product MESKPSRIPRRISVQASSSSLGSSTLTGNSLAGAYSARESSRRLESGYQESSVLNSSSRDWGIGERDTHETPWKLTTSSPTRYSGMLDHPHSGRFLGNRSRLSTSSSSHFTSGCYGESERTQGAYSRLPSQQRDTDSKRPKLSCTSTSSVRSNGLTAFSDSSWRYSRIPRSSSVMLGSLGTELVRERRELERRTDLSVNNLVDHSYRNSDFSSSTYLEGRPASSYAEGARPKENSLSTLRLNASMNRQLPSDHQPSFFNRDSNMSSSRSNYSSRQRRNELESPQRNMQPTFSLTAIRDETPSSSSSERVLSSQRSLNEAAADSEGRRTTRQLLSRLASSMSSTFFSRRSSQDSLHTRPLGSEESTVVPRIQASNLSSSNGAATPEVPGLQASETSQGFSFLRRRWGLSGVSQNHNSDSDGESYRPDSESRSTGSWLSSSLRNRCTPLFSRRRREGRDESARISTSDTTARSQHIFRRRESGEETSLEASDSPPRASVSRPPTPAVSGIPSATASPPDSAHSRRSSGILPGSLFRFAVPPTLGSSLSDNLMITVDIIPSGWNQSDGQESVKSKIPPSRDPERLQKIKESLLLEDSEDEEGDLCRICQMSSASSDNLLIEPCKCTGSLQYVHQECMKKWLQSKINSGSSLEAVTTCELCKEKLHLNMEDFDIHELYRAHANEQADYEFISSGLYLVVLLHLCEQRFSDMLGTASEASTRVRPL
- the MARCHF7 gene encoding E3 ubiquitin-protein ligase MARCHF7 isoform X1, with translation MGGARAVIDSRAGSAPSPLCCRERRRARCGSFWARPDLAPPVAAQLLNACVVRESSVLNSSSRDWGIGERDTHETPWKLTTSSPTRYSGMLDHPHSGRFLGNRSRLSTSSSSHFTSGCYGESERTQGAYSRLPSQQRDTDSKRPKLSCTSTSSVRSNGLTAFSDSSWRYSRIPRSSSVMLGSLGTELVRERRELERRTDLSVNNLVDHSYRNSDFSSSTYLEGRPASSYAEGARPKENSLSTLRLNASMNRQLPSDHQPSFFNRDSNMSSSRSNYSSRQRRNELESPQRNMQPTFSLTAIRDETPSSSSSERVLSSQRSLNEAAADSEGRRTTRQLLSRLASSMSSTFFSRRSSQDSLHTRPLGSEESTVVPRIQASNLSSSNGAATPEVPGLQASETSQGFSFLRRRWGLSGVSQNHNSDSDGESYRPDSESRSTGSWLSSSLRNRCTPLFSRRRREGRDESARISTSDTTARSQHIFRRRESGEETSLEASDSPPRASVSRPPTPAVSGIPSATASPPDSAHSRRSSGILPGSLFRFAVPPTLGSSLSDNLMITVDIIPSGWNQSDGQESVKSKIPPSRDPERLQKIKESLLLEDSEDEEGDLCRICQMSSASSDNLLIEPCKCTGSLQYVHQECMKKWLQSKINSGSSLEAVTTCELCKEKLHLNMEDFDIHELYRAHANEQADYEFISSGLYLVVLLHLCEQRFSDMLGTASEASTRVRLLRTILKTDAGRAFILQEKSNCCRNAELARTTSTCICFFSSP
- the MARCHF7 gene encoding E3 ubiquitin-protein ligase MARCHF7 isoform X5: MESKPSRIPRRISVQASSSSLGSSTLTGNSLAGAYSARESSRRLESGYQSTSSSSHFTSGCYGESERTQGAYSRLPSQQRDTDSKRPKLSCTSTSSVRSNGLTAFSDSSWRYSRIPRSSSVMLGSLGTELVRERRELERRTDLSVNNLVDHSYRNSDFSSSTYLEGRPASSYAEGARPKENSLSTLRLNASMNRQLPSDHQPSFFNRDSNMSSSRSNYSSRQRRNELESPQRNMQPTFSLTAIRDETPSSSSSERVLSSQRSLNEAAADSEGRRTTRQLLSRLASSMSSTFFSRRSSQDSLHTRPLGSEESTVVPRIQASNLSSSNGAATPEVPGLQASETSQGFSFLRRRWGLSGVSQNHNSDSDGESYRPDSESRSTGSWLSSSLRNRCTPLFSRRRREGRDESARISTSDTTARSQHIFRRRESGEETSLEASDSPPRASVSRPPTPAVSGIPSATASPPDSAHSRRSSGILPGSLFRFAVPPTLGSSLSDNLMITVDIIPSGWNQSDGQESVKSKIPPSRDPERLQKIKESLLLEDSEDEEGDLCRICQMSSASSDNLLIEPCKCTGSLQYVHQECMKKWLQSKINSGSSLEAVTTCELCKEKLHLNMEDFDIHELYRAHANEQADYEFISSGLYLVVLLHLCEQRFSDMLGTASEASTRVRLLRTILKTDAGRAFILQEKSNCCRNAELARTTSTCICFFSSP
- the MARCHF7 gene encoding E3 ubiquitin-protein ligase MARCHF7 isoform X6; protein product: MESKPSRIPRRISVQASSSSLGSSTLTGNSLAGAYSARESSRRLESGYQESSVLNSSSRDWGIGERDTHETPWKLTTSSPTRYSGMLDHPHSGRFLGNRSRLSTSSSSHFTSGCYGESERTQGAYSRLPSQQRDTDSKRPKLSCTSTSSVRSNGLTAFSDSSWRYSRIPRSSSVMLGSLGTELVRERRELERRTDLSVNNLVDHSYRNSDFSSSTYLEGRPASSYAEGARPKENSLSTLRLNASMNRQLPSDHQPSFFNRDSNMSSSRSNYSSRQRRNELESPQRNMQPTFSLTAIRDETPSSSSSERVLSSQRSLNEAAADSEGRRTTRQLLSRLASSMSSTFFSRRSSQDSLHTRPLGSEESTVVPRIQASNLSSSNGAATPEVPGLQASETSQGFSFLRRRWGLSGVSQNHNSDSDGESYRPDSESRSTGSWLSSSLRNRCTPLFSRRRREGRDESARISTSDTTARSQHIFRRRESVPPTLGSSLSDNLMITVDIIPSGWNQSDGQESVKSKIPPSRDPERLQKIKESLLLEDSEDEEGDLCRICQMSSASSDNLLIEPCKCTGSLQYVHQECMKKWLQSKINSGSSLEAVTTCELCKEKLHLNMEDFDIHELYRAHANEQADYEFISSGLYLVVLLHLCEQRFSDMLGTASEASTRVRLLRTILKTDAGRAFILQEKSNCCRNAELARTTSTCICFFSSP
- the MARCHF7 gene encoding E3 ubiquitin-protein ligase MARCHF7 isoform X8, which codes for MESKPSRIPRRISVQASSSSLGSSTLTGNSLAGAYSARESSRRLESGYQESSVLNSSSRDWGIGERDTHETPWKLTTSSPTRYSGMLDHPHSGRFLGNRSRLSTSSSSHFTSGCYGESERTQGAYSRLPSQQRDTDSKRPKLSCTSTSSVRSNGLTAFSDSSWRYSRIPRSSSVMLGSLGTELVRERRELERRTDLSVNNLVDHSYRNSDFSSSTYLEGRPASSYAEGARPKENSLSTLRLNASMNRQLPSDHQPSFFNRDSNMSSSRSNYSSRQRRNELESPQRNMQPTFSLTAIRDETPSSSSSERVLSSQRSLNEAAADSEGRRTTRQLLSRLASSMSSTFFSRRSSQDSLHTRPLGSEESTVVPRIQASNLSSSNGAATPEVPGLQASETSQGFSFLRRRWGLSGVSQNHNSDSDGESYRPDSESRSTGSWLSSSLRNRCTPLFSRRRREGRDESARISTSDTTARSQHIFRRRESVPPTLGSSLSDNLMITVDIIPSGWNQSDGQESVKSKIPPSRDPERLQKIKESLLLEDSEDEEGDLCRICQMSSASSDNLLIEPCKCTGSLQYVHQECMKKWLQSKINSGSSLEAVTTCELCKEKLHLNMEDFDIHELYRAHANEQADYEFISSGLYLVVLLHLCEQRFSDMLGTASEASTRVRFINLARTLQAHMEDIETSEDDSED
- the MARCHF7 gene encoding E3 ubiquitin-protein ligase MARCHF7 isoform X7, coding for MESKPSRIPRRISVQASSSSLGSSTLTGNSLAGAYSARESSRRLESGYQSTSSSSHFTSGCYGESERTQGAYSRLPSQQRDTDSKRPKLSCTSTSSVRSNGLTAFSDSSWRYSRIPRSSSVMLGSLGTELVRERRELERRTDLSVNNLVDHSYRNSDFSSSTYLEGRPASSYAEGARPKENSLSTLRLNASMNRQLPSDHQPSFFNRDSNMSSSRSNYSSRQRRNELESPQRNMQPTFSLTAIRDETPSSSSSERVLSSQRSLNEAAADSEGRRTTRQLLSRLASSMSSTFFSRRSSQDSLHTRPLGSEESTVVPRIQASNLSSSNGAATPEVPGLQASETSQGFSFLRRRWGLSGVSQNHNSDSDGESYRPDSESRSTGSWLSSSLRNRCTPLFSRRRREGRDESARISTSDTTARSQHIFRRRESGEETSLEASDSPPRASVSRPPTPAVSGIPSATASPPDSAHSRRSSGILPGSLFRFAVPPTLGSSLSDNLMITVDIIPSGWNQSDGQESVKSKIPPSRDPERLQKIKESLLLEDSEDEEGDLCRICQMSSASSDNLLIEPCKCTGSLQYVHQECMKKWLQSKINSGSSLEAVTTCELCKEKLHLNMEDFDIHELYRAHANEQADYEFISSGLYLVVLLHLCEQRFSDMLGTASEASTRVRFINLARTLQAHMEDIETSEDDSED
- the MARCHF7 gene encoding E3 ubiquitin-protein ligase MARCHF7 isoform X3, whose translation is MESKPSRIPRRISVQASSSSLGSSTLTGNSLAGAYSARESSRRLESGYQESSVLNSSSRDWGIGERDTHETPWKLTTSSPTRYSGMLDHPHSGRFLGNRSRLSTSSSSHFTSGCYGESERTQGAYSRLPSQQRDTDSKRPKLSCTSTSSVRSNGLTAFSDSSWRYSRIPRSSSVMLGSLGTELVRERRELERRTDLSVNNLVDHSYRNSDFSSSTYLEGRPASSYAEGARPKENSLSTLRLNASMNRQLPSDHQPSFFNRDSNMSSSRSNYSSRQRRNELESPQRNMQPTFSLTAIRDETPSSSSSERVLSSQRSLNEAAADSEGRRTTRQLLSRLASSMSSTFFSRRSSQDSLHTRPLGSEESTVVPRIQASNLSSSNGAATPEVPGLQASETSQGFSFLRRRWGLSGVSQNHNSDSDGESYRPDSESRSTGSWLSSSLRNRCTPLFSRRRREGRDESARISTSDTTARSQHIFRRRESGEETSLEASDSPPRASVSRPPTPAVSGIPSATASPPDSAHSRRSSGILPGSLFRFAVPPTLGSSLSDNLMITVDIIPSGWNQSDGQESVKSKIPPSRDPERLQKIKESLLLEDSEDEEGDLCRICQMSSASSDNLLIEPCKCTGSLQYVHQECMKKWLQSKINSGSSLEAVTTCELCKEKLHLNMEDFDIHELYRAHANEQADYEFISSGLYLVVLLHLCEQRFSDMLGTASEASTRVRFINLARTLQAHMEDIETSEDDSED
- the MARCHF7 gene encoding E3 ubiquitin-protein ligase MARCHF7 isoform X9; translated protein: MLDHPHSGRFLGNRSRLSTSSSSHFTSGCYGESERTQGAYSRLPSQQRDTDSKRPKLSCTSTSSVRSNGLTAFSDSSWRYSRIPRSSSVMLGSLGTELVRERRELERRTDLSVNNLVDHSYRNSDFSSSTYLEGRPASSYAEGARPKENSLSTLRLNASMNRQLPSDHQPSFFNRDSNMSSSRSNYSSRQRRNELESPQRNMQPTFSLTAIRDETPSSSSSERVLSSQRSLNEAAADSEGRRTTRQLLSRLASSMSSTFFSRRSSQDSLHTRPLGSEESTVVPRIQASNLSSSNGAATPEVPGLQASETSQGFSFLRRRWGLSGVSQNHNSDSDGESYRPDSESRSTGSWLSSSLRNRCTPLFSRRRREGRDESARISTSDTTARSQHIFRRRESGEETSLEASDSPPRASVSRPPTPAVSGIPSATASPPDSAHSRRSSGILPGSLFRFAVPPTLGSSLSDNLMITVDIIPSGWNQSDGQESVKSKIPPSRDPERLQKIKESLLLEDSEDEEGDLCRICQMSSASSDNLLIEPCKCTGSLQYVHQECMKKWLQSKINSGSSLEAVTTCELCKEKLHLNMEDFDIHELYRAHANEQADYEFISSGLYLVVLLHLCEQRFSDMLGTASEASTRVRFINLARTLQAHMEDIETSEDDSED